Proteins from one Actinomycetes bacterium genomic window:
- a CDS encoding 3D domain-containing protein, with translation MIMKKYNITINILFWTLIAFFSFVAVLSIVTPEYIADALFLKNKKEVVVKTEVEKEPVIVEIEKNVEWFYFVATGYSANDPGQGTNSTTATGTQVEEGIIAVDPDIIPLGTELEIKGLGTFVAEDTGGKIKGNRIDIYFDSKQEAKDFGTQDVWIKLNDPGIQLAQSYK, from the coding sequence ATGATAATGAAGAAGTATAACATAACTATAAATATATTGTTCTGGACACTGATAGCCTTTTTCAGCTTTGTGGCGGTGTTGTCTATAGTGACCCCGGAATACATTGCAGACGCTTTATTTTTAAAAAACAAAAAAGAGGTAGTAGTAAAGACCGAAGTTGAAAAAGAGCCGGTGATAGTGGAGATAGAAAAAAATGTGGAGTGGTTCTATTTTGTGGCTACCGGTTATAGTGCCAATGATCCCGGCCAGGGCACCAATTCCACTACTGCTACCGGTACCCAGGTAGAAGAGGGTATTATCGCTGTAGACCCGGATATTATACCCCTGGGTACAGAACTGGAGATAAAGGGACTGGGAACCTTTGTTGCGGAAGACACCGGAGGAAAGATTAAGGGAAACAGGATTGATATATACTTTGATTCCAAACAGGAAGCTAAGGATTTTGGCACGCAGGATGTGTGGATCAAATTAAATGATCCGGGCATACAGCTGGCCCAATCTTATAAATAA
- a CDS encoding DNA polymerase III subunit alpha: MFCHLHLHSQYSILESSIAIEDLVQAACRHQMEAVALTDRNVMHGAIEFYSRARRAGLNPILGCQVYVRTEGVWSLVLLCKNEAGYRNLCRLVSRAHTQKKEPVPCLDPELIRANSSHLFALGPVRQGQISVLLKQGQDSQARKALQFYRELFGSSFYLEVQRYPAGCMQAGCSEAIINFGLKNKVELVATNDVHYLKQGNYSDYQAMYRLKSMSTRIDPYLGPVEGDQHYFKTAGQMQSLFADLPSAISNTRAIAGSCKLDLKLGSLDLPRFKPPYPCSQADYLKKLCCRGLEKRYRQPQASLYRRLNYELDTVSDMGYSGYFLVVWDIARFARRNHIPICGKGSAAGSLVSYVLGISDVDPVKNNLYFERFLNRQRKQPPDVDMDIAHKDREKVIEYLQSRYGTKKVGRVCTFATIRPRAAVRETSRMLNYSKQETDQLLLDLRYEKNHTETGYRELSLLSSKISSRIRHLSTHPSAVIVSNQDLEEKVPMILSAEGKLMSQYDMDSIEALGILKIDLINSLSLTLIQQVTAMLKTENHNLDPNNIPGDDPRVFNLMARGATLGVFQLESTGIRSLMRKLKPASIQDIALLLSLYRPGPRQSGMVKDLIQRKFGRQKVTYLHPDLKPILAETCGIIVYQEQVLRIARKIAGSSFSQADLLRRAITKRSKSRMQLLKQTFLNGAVNRGYSPGTAGQIFGYISKFASYGFLKAHAAAYARLSYATCYLKAYYPAHFLAVILSNGSGYYPAAQYVQEARRLGITIQPPCINGNGLRFIPCKKGRSIRVPLITVKGLGPVTVNHIIEERKAGGAFENFTDFCQRCLEQGKISKAAVQNLIKAGAFDFAASNRKRLLLYFWQKQKKEGQDMGLGLITDFCLEEKIKIETELLGFAAAASPLACYRQQMEKLNTVDSSKFHHGSQVAAAGMVINRRIERTKNGEDMLFCTLEDEGGMYEVLFFPPAYRQYKRTVTGHPALVVKGRVNYRDGSLTVIGYKAWSLENLEKAGQNLKDNHIRNQLLAEAKPLWPNRLK, encoded by the coding sequence ATGTTCTGCCATCTTCACCTTCACAGTCAGTACAGCATCCTCGAATCCAGTATCGCCATAGAGGATCTGGTGCAGGCTGCCTGCAGGCACCAGATGGAGGCGGTGGCCCTTACCGACAGAAATGTAATGCATGGAGCCATAGAATTTTACAGCCGGGCCCGCAGGGCAGGGTTAAACCCCATACTAGGGTGCCAGGTATATGTTAGGACAGAAGGTGTATGGAGCCTGGTTCTGCTGTGTAAAAATGAGGCCGGCTACCGTAACCTGTGCCGCCTGGTAAGCCGGGCCCATACCCAGAAAAAGGAGCCGGTTCCCTGTCTGGATCCAGAGCTAATAAGAGCGAACTCATCCCACCTTTTTGCTCTTGGCCCGGTCAGGCAGGGCCAGATATCGGTATTGCTCAAGCAGGGCCAGGACAGCCAGGCCCGGAAAGCACTGCAGTTTTACCGGGAACTGTTTGGCTCCAGTTTCTATCTGGAAGTTCAGAGATATCCTGCCGGCTGCATGCAGGCCGGATGTTCGGAGGCCATAATCAATTTTGGCCTAAAAAACAAAGTGGAACTGGTAGCCACCAATGATGTGCATTACCTGAAGCAGGGTAACTACTCCGACTACCAGGCCATGTACAGGTTAAAATCCATGTCTACCAGAATCGACCCCTACCTTGGGCCGGTAGAAGGAGACCAGCACTATTTTAAGACCGCCGGCCAGATGCAGAGCCTGTTTGCAGACCTGCCCTCAGCCATATCCAATACCCGGGCCATAGCCGGAAGCTGTAAACTTGACCTTAAACTGGGCAGCCTGGATCTGCCCCGGTTCAAGCCTCCCTACCCCTGCAGCCAGGCAGACTACCTTAAAAAACTCTGCTGCCGGGGACTGGAAAAAAGATACAGGCAGCCGCAGGCCTCACTGTACCGCCGGCTGAACTATGAGCTGGATACCGTATCTGATATGGGCTACAGCGGCTACTTTCTTGTAGTCTGGGACATAGCCAGGTTTGCCCGCCGCAACCACATACCCATATGCGGCAAGGGGTCTGCTGCCGGTAGCCTGGTTTCCTATGTGCTGGGCATTTCCGATGTAGACCCGGTAAAAAATAATCTCTACTTTGAACGGTTCTTAAACCGCCAGAGAAAGCAGCCCCCGGATGTGGATATGGATATTGCCCATAAAGACAGGGAAAAAGTAATAGAGTACCTGCAGTCCAGGTATGGTACCAAAAAGGTAGGCCGGGTCTGTACCTTTGCTACCATAAGGCCCCGGGCGGCAGTAAGGGAAACCTCCAGAATGCTTAATTACAGCAAACAGGAAACAGACCAGCTGCTGCTGGACTTAAGGTATGAAAAAAACCACACTGAAACCGGCTACCGGGAACTGTCCCTGCTGTCCTCCAAGATATCCAGCCGCATCAGGCATCTATCCACCCATCCTTCAGCAGTTATAGTATCCAACCAGGACCTGGAAGAAAAAGTGCCCATGATACTTTCTGCCGAAGGAAAGCTTATGAGCCAGTATGACATGGACAGCATAGAAGCACTGGGAATATTAAAGATAGACCTCATAAACTCCCTGAGCCTTACCCTTATACAGCAGGTAACCGCCATGCTGAAAACCGAAAACCACAACCTGGACCCAAACAACATACCCGGAGATGATCCCCGGGTTTTTAACCTGATGGCCAGAGGGGCCACCCTGGGGGTATTTCAGCTGGAAAGTACCGGCATCAGGAGCCTGATGCGGAAATTAAAGCCGGCCAGCATCCAGGATATAGCCCTGCTGCTGTCCCTTTACCGGCCCGGTCCCCGGCAATCGGGCATGGTAAAGGATCTTATCCAGAGAAAGTTTGGCCGGCAGAAGGTTACCTACCTTCACCCTGACCTTAAACCCATACTGGCTGAAACCTGCGGGATAATAGTCTATCAGGAACAGGTTTTAAGAATTGCCCGCAAGATAGCCGGTTCCTCTTTCAGCCAGGCAGACCTTTTAAGGAGGGCCATAACCAAAAGGTCAAAAAGCAGGATGCAGCTTCTAAAGCAAACCTTTTTAAACGGAGCCGTAAACAGGGGTTATTCACCCGGAACAGCCGGGCAGATCTTTGGCTATATATCCAAGTTTGCCAGCTACGGTTTCCTTAAAGCCCATGCTGCCGCCTATGCCCGGCTAAGCTATGCAACCTGTTACCTTAAGGCCTATTATCCTGCCCATTTTCTAGCCGTAATCCTCTCCAATGGATCCGGCTACTACCCGGCAGCCCAGTATGTGCAGGAAGCAAGGAGATTAGGGATAACCATACAGCCTCCCTGCATAAACGGCAACGGCTTACGGTTTATACCCTGCAAGAAAGGCAGGTCCATAAGGGTTCCCCTTATAACCGTAAAGGGACTGGGCCCGGTTACTGTAAACCATATAATAGAAGAAAGAAAAGCCGGAGGAGCTTTTGAAAATTTTACCGACTTTTGCCAGAGATGTCTGGAGCAGGGCAAAATAAGCAAAGCGGCAGTCCAGAACCTTATAAAAGCAGGGGCTTTTGATTTTGCCGCTTCCAACCGAAAAAGACTCCTGTTATACTTCTGGCAGAAGCAGAAAAAAGAAGGGCAGGATATGGGCCTGGGCCTGATAACCGACTTTTGCCTGGAAGAAAAAATCAAAATAGAAACAGAGCTTCTGGGATTTGCCGCTGCTGCCAGCCCCCTTGCCTGCTACCGGCAGCAAATGGAAAAACTGAACACTGTCGACAGCAGCAAATTTCACCATGGAAGCCAGGTTGCTGCTGCAGGAATGGTAATAAACAGAAGGATAGAAAGAACAAAGAATGGTGAGGATATGCTTTTCTGCACCCTGGAAGATGAAGGGGGCATGTATGAAGTCCTGTTCTTCCCCCCGGCTTATCGCCAGTACAAAAGAACTGTTACCGGCCATCCGGCACTTGTGGTAAAAGGCAGAGTAAACTACAGGGACGGCAGCCTTACGGTTATAGGGTATAAAGCCTGGAGCCTGGAAAACCTGGAAAAGGCCGGTCAAAATTTAAAAGATAACCATATTAGAAATCAGCTGCTGGCAGAAGCTAAACCGTTATGGCCAAACCGACTAAAATAA
- the lexA gene encoding transcriptional repressor LexA, translating to MSRLRKLKILYICIVISYNNGQGENMKKLTVKQQQVLKNISQFISEKGYPPTIRELARRLGFASPKAVSDHLAALQKKGYIDKEPLARSIRITGKGGLDPSLKRLQVPLIGNIAAGSPMLAEQNIETYISIPDDPGGRKIDFALRVKGDSMTGDHILDGDIILARSQPTAENGDIVVALIGDEATVKRFYLTGQYLELRPSNPSYKPIRADGDITIQGKVLSVYRML from the coding sequence ATGTCAAGGCTCAGAAAATTAAAAATACTATACATATGTATAGTTATAAGCTATAATAATGGCCAAGGTGAAAACATGAAAAAGCTTACCGTCAAACAACAACAGGTACTCAAAAACATAAGCCAGTTTATATCGGAAAAGGGCTATCCCCCTACCATAAGGGAGCTGGCCCGGCGCCTGGGCTTTGCCTCCCCCAAAGCAGTAAGCGACCACCTGGCAGCACTGCAAAAGAAGGGTTATATAGATAAAGAGCCCCTGGCCAGATCCATAAGGATTACCGGTAAGGGCGGACTGGACCCTTCCCTAAAAAGACTCCAGGTACCGCTGATAGGAAACATAGCCGCAGGATCTCCCATGCTGGCAGAACAGAATATAGAAACCTACATCAGCATACCCGATGATCCCGGGGGAAGGAAAATTGACTTCGCCTTAAGGGTAAAGGGTGACAGTATGACCGGAGATCACATACTGGATGGGGACATAATACTGGCCCGGTCACAGCCAACAGCCGAAAACGGGGATATAGTAGTGGCCCTTATAGGCGATGAAGCCACTGTAAAAAGATTTTATCTAACCGGCCAGTACCTTGAGCTCAGGCCTTCCAACCCCTCCTATAAGCCTATCCGGGCTGACGGGGACATTACCATACAGGGAAAAGTGCTTTCTGTCTACCGGATGCTCTAA
- the dinB gene encoding DNA polymerase IV, translated as MAKPTKIIHIDMDAFFAQIEQRDHPRYKNAPLIVGSPVNRGVISSASYEARKYGLYAGMPISQAKRLCPRGVYLPVDMEKYLAESEVIRDIFFQFTPLVEMIGSDEGFMDVTGCQKLFGEAVEIAKKIKGKIYEQTNLTSSAGVACNKFFAKLASGLDKPNGLTVFEDWKKVRDKIRELPVSYIWGAGRVAQKNLNSMGINTIGQLADTPEDILQSKFGQLGKIMHQLANGIDNRPVVPNQEPKSIGRETTYSQDVGDLAVLRSTLLALAQKVAHNLNHKQYKAKTLTLKLRFADFKTITRSITLSHYTSDIMEIHRASTAVLAKTDIHKKKIRLIGISASNLKPACMLATLFEQPQHQRGQNITDAIEKISDRFGPDKITLAQIMDKPG; from the coding sequence ATGGCCAAACCGACTAAAATAATACATATAGATATGGATGCCTTCTTTGCCCAGATTGAGCAAAGAGACCATCCCCGGTACAAAAATGCCCCCCTTATAGTGGGAAGCCCGGTTAACCGGGGGGTTATATCTTCCGCTTCCTATGAAGCCAGGAAATACGGCCTTTATGCCGGCATGCCCATATCCCAGGCCAAACGGCTCTGTCCCCGGGGAGTATACTTGCCGGTGGACATGGAAAAATACCTGGCCGAATCGGAGGTTATAAGGGACATATTTTTCCAGTTTACTCCCCTGGTGGAAATGATAGGTTCAGATGAAGGCTTTATGGATGTAACCGGCTGCCAGAAACTGTTTGGTGAAGCGGTAGAGATAGCCAAAAAGATAAAGGGCAAAATTTATGAGCAGACCAATCTTACCTCCTCGGCGGGAGTGGCCTGCAACAAATTCTTTGCCAAGCTGGCCTCGGGCCTGGACAAGCCCAACGGCCTTACCGTATTTGAAGACTGGAAAAAGGTAAGGGACAAAATAAGGGAGCTTCCCGTATCCTATATCTGGGGAGCGGGCAGAGTGGCCCAAAAAAACCTTAACAGCATGGGAATAAATACCATCGGACAACTGGCTGATACTCCGGAAGATATACTGCAGTCCAAATTCGGCCAACTGGGAAAAATCATGCACCAGCTGGCCAACGGCATAGACAACCGCCCGGTAGTTCCCAACCAGGAACCCAAATCCATAGGCAGGGAAACCACCTACAGCCAGGATGTGGGTGACCTGGCAGTACTCCGTTCCACCCTTCTGGCTCTGGCCCAGAAAGTAGCCCACAACCTCAACCATAAACAGTACAAGGCAAAAACCCTGACCCTGAAGCTAAGGTTTGCTGATTTTAAGACCATAACCAGAAGCATCACATTAAGCCATTACACCTCGGATATCATGGAGATACACCGGGCATCGACCGCAGTGCTGGCCAAAACTGATATCCATAAAAAAAAGATAAGGCTTATCGGCATATCTGCCAGCAACTTAAAGCCTGCCTGCATGCTGGCCACCCTGTTTGAACAGCCGCAGCACCAGCGGGGCCAGAATATCACCGATGCCATAGAAAAAATTTCAGACAGATTCGGGCCGGACAAGATAACCCTGGCCCAAATTATGGATAAGCCCGGTTAA